From Solibacillus isronensis, the proteins below share one genomic window:
- a CDS encoding class I SAM-dependent methyltransferase codes for MEHLLNCMKIIGDDTIQRTQLTHRIELVKTFQVKKGMKVLEIGCGQGDTTVVLADAVGETGHIVAIDIASPKYGAPITLGEAAETISKSPLGQRIDFHFETDFLQMEFDEKFDVVVLSHCSWYFESIELLKNYMQKIKQVADRICFAEWDIDYTLDAQRAHFCAANIALLYTAFTENDGNIQNLFHKTQIKELMHSEGFSINVEQTVDASYLQDGSWEVDYSNYLLNEFPEVPTKIQSLIHSYAYLMNEQAKPPLSLNSFVLCADL; via the coding sequence TTGGAACATTTATTAAACTGTATGAAAATCATCGGGGACGATACAATCCAACGCACACAATTAACACATCGTATTGAGCTTGTAAAAACCTTTCAAGTTAAGAAAGGTATGAAAGTACTTGAAATCGGATGCGGTCAAGGTGACACAACGGTCGTATTGGCAGATGCCGTCGGAGAAACAGGACATATTGTTGCAATCGATATCGCATCTCCTAAATACGGTGCACCAATCACATTAGGCGAAGCTGCAGAAACGATTTCTAAATCCCCATTAGGACAGCGAATCGACTTCCACTTTGAAACGGACTTTTTGCAAATGGAGTTCGACGAGAAATTTGATGTCGTAGTACTATCCCATTGTTCATGGTATTTCGAAAGTATTGAGCTCTTAAAGAATTACATGCAAAAAATCAAGCAAGTAGCAGATCGAATCTGTTTTGCTGAATGGGATATCGATTATACGCTGGATGCCCAGCGTGCCCATTTTTGCGCAGCCAATATTGCGTTGCTTTATACAGCTTTTACAGAAAATGATGGGAATATCCAAAATCTCTTTCATAAAACACAAATAAAGGAACTTATGCATAGTGAAGGCTTTTCGATCAATGTTGAACAAACCGTCGACGCCAGCTATTTGCAGGACGGGTCTTGGGAAGTCGACTACAGTAATTACTTGCTAAATGAATTCCCGGAGGTTCCGACTAAAATCCAGTCATTGATTCATAGTTATGCCTATTTAATGAATGAGCAGGCAAAGCCTCCCTTATCGTTAAATAGTTTTGTGCTGTGCGCTGATTTGTAA
- a CDS encoding threonine synthase: MSKFSYVSHLECPKCDEKYREDQIHHLCNCGSPLLVRYDLEKVKKNVSRDDISNRKNSLWRYHELLPVHSEENVISLGEGITPFEKLNTLGAEYGLNNLYIKDEGIIPTGSFKTRGASVGVSKASELGVKQLAMPTNGNAGAAWALYASKANIKATIVMPLDAPEITRKEVYIAGGDLHLINGLISDAGKVVGQLVQNEGVYDASTLKEPYRIEGKKTMGYEIIEQFGWNVPDVILYPTGGGVGIIGIYKAIVELQELGWIEKGKFPRLVAVQAEGCAPIVEAWKKGQKESVFFENSKTCAFGINVPKALGDFLVLESIYTTKGCAIAVSEKELLEAQKQVASLEGNFICPEGAATFAAARKLREQGWIQADEHVVCLNTGLGVKYPETVEIEGVQTLQPGDKIYVNN, from the coding sequence ATGAGCAAATTTAGTTACGTATCACATTTAGAATGTCCGAAATGTGATGAAAAATATAGGGAAGATCAAATTCATCACTTATGTAATTGTGGATCACCATTATTAGTTCGTTATGACTTAGAAAAAGTTAAGAAAAATGTTTCACGGGATGATATTTCAAATCGTAAAAATAGCTTATGGCGCTATCATGAACTACTACCTGTACATAGTGAAGAAAATGTCATTTCCCTTGGTGAAGGTATTACACCATTTGAAAAACTCAATACTTTGGGCGCAGAGTACGGTTTAAACAATTTATATATTAAAGATGAAGGCATTATTCCAACCGGCTCTTTTAAAACGAGAGGAGCTAGTGTAGGGGTATCAAAAGCATCAGAGCTTGGCGTTAAACAATTAGCGATGCCGACGAATGGTAATGCAGGTGCAGCATGGGCACTTTATGCATCGAAAGCGAACATCAAAGCAACGATCGTTATGCCACTGGATGCGCCCGAAATTACACGAAAAGAAGTGTATATTGCAGGCGGTGATTTGCATTTAATTAACGGTTTAATCAGTGATGCAGGGAAGGTAGTTGGCCAATTAGTACAAAATGAAGGAGTTTACGATGCTTCAACACTAAAAGAGCCTTACCGTATCGAAGGTAAAAAAACGATGGGATATGAAATTATTGAGCAGTTTGGCTGGAATGTACCGGACGTCATTTTATATCCGACAGGCGGCGGTGTAGGGATTATTGGGATTTACAAAGCAATTGTTGAGTTACAGGAATTAGGTTGGATCGAAAAAGGGAAATTCCCTCGATTAGTGGCTGTCCAAGCTGAGGGTTGTGCACCGATTGTAGAAGCGTGGAAGAAAGGCCAAAAAGAATCGGTTTTCTTTGAAAATTCTAAGACGTGTGCGTTCGGTATTAATGTCCCGAAAGCATTAGGAGATTTCTTGGTACTAGAAAGCATTTATACGACGAAAGGCTGTGCGATTGCAGTTTCAGAGAAAGAATTATTAGAAGCACAGAAGCAGGTAGCTTCTTTAGAGGGAAATTTTATTTGTCCGGAGGGTGCGGCTACATTTGCGGCTGCGAGAAAATTGCGTGAGCAAGGATGGATTCAAGCCGATGAACACGTAGTTTGTCTTAATACGGGATTAGGGGTTAAATATCCTGAAACGGTTGAAATTGAAGGTGTGCAAACACTACAGCCAGGAGACAAGATTTATGTAAATAATTAA
- a CDS encoding sigma factor regulator N-terminal domain-containing protein produces the protein MKRYMNDFPDDLFDEKKIKKAVRRGKMKTIITVIIISFLVFVVLNIANSAILANYSEKAFKQWDAYVRLSTPNGYISETVESRGLLGGVSNYEISKDFKIKSVVIERKQYSFGLLPSVLTSRYSGGKIGLKDREAKENDGSSTFIREYDTLGLEQRKKL, from the coding sequence ATGAAAAGATACATGAATGATTTTCCGGATGATCTTTTTGATGAAAAGAAGATCAAGAAAGCAGTAAGAAGAGGGAAAATGAAAACAATCATTACGGTTATTATTATTTCTTTCTTGGTATTCGTCGTTTTAAACATAGCTAATTCTGCAATTTTGGCAAACTATAGTGAAAAGGCATTTAAGCAGTGGGATGCTTATGTCCGTCTCAGCACGCCAAACGGTTACATAAGTGAAACCGTAGAGTCCAGAGGTTTATTGGGCGGAGTAAGCAACTATGAAATTTCGAAAGACTTTAAAATCAAATCGGTTGTGATAGAACGAAAACAATATTCATTTGGTCTGTTGCCATCTGTTCTAACATCTAGATACTCAGGTGGAAAAATAGGGTTGAAAGATAGAGAGGCAAAAGAAAATGATGGGTCTTCAACATTTATTAGGGAATATGATACGCTGGGGTTGGAACAAAGAAAGAAATTGTAG
- the sspO gene encoding small acid-soluble spore protein O: MSSNNKNNRSTSDEQAIRKNLSRELDHELANEPLTAAERLNNKKTKKRQ, translated from the coding sequence ATGAGTTCTAACAATAAAAACAATCGCAGCACTAGTGATGAGCAAGCAATAAGAAAAAATTTATCAAGGGAGCTTGATCACGAACTAGCAAACGAACCGTTGACAGCTGCCGAGAGACTTAATAATAAGAAAACGAAGAAGCGGCAATAA
- a CDS encoding GNAT family N-acetyltransferase, giving the protein MNYPIVKQYSNEYQAQVVDLILHIQQQEYNIPITKNDQPDLFKIEEFYQTGNGNFWVAIYNEKVVGTISLLDIGDNRVALRKMFVDKNYRGAKFRTASLLLNSAIEWAKEHLVEVIYLGTTPQFLAAHRFYEKNGFTRINPNELPESFPVLQVDKLFYQYFVQ; this is encoded by the coding sequence ATGAACTACCCCATTGTGAAACAGTATAGTAATGAATATCAAGCTCAAGTGGTAGATTTAATTCTTCATATTCAGCAGCAGGAATACAACATTCCGATAACTAAAAATGATCAACCCGATTTGTTTAAAATAGAAGAATTTTATCAGACAGGAAACGGTAACTTTTGGGTAGCTATTTATAATGAAAAGGTTGTAGGTACAATAAGTCTTTTGGATATAGGTGATAACCGAGTTGCATTAAGGAAGATGTTTGTTGATAAAAACTATCGCGGAGCCAAATTTAGAACTGCAAGTCTTTTATTAAACAGTGCAATCGAATGGGCAAAAGAACATTTAGTAGAGGTTATCTATCTAGGAACTACACCACAATTTTTAGCCGCTCACCGATTTTACGAAAAGAATGGATTTACAAGGATAAATCCTAACGAATTACCTGAAAGCTTCCCTGTATTACAAGTGGATAAATTATTTTATCAGTATTTCGTTCAATAG
- a CDS encoding cytidine deaminase, protein MIDKELYNTVKELVNVRYPIGWGGAAAVRVEDGTIYTSVAPEIINDATALCMETGAILEAHKFNKKVTHSICLAREDEHSPLKVLSPCGICQERLFYWGPQVQCAISNDTGAIIFKTLTELQPYHWTDTYYEEMDEHWQKL, encoded by the coding sequence ATGATAGATAAAGAACTTTATAATACAGTAAAAGAATTAGTGAATGTGAGATATCCGATTGGTTGGGGTGGTGCAGCAGCGGTTCGTGTTGAAGATGGGACGATTTATACAAGTGTGGCACCAGAAATTATCAATGATGCAACAGCTCTTTGTATGGAAACGGGTGCTATTTTAGAAGCGCACAAATTCAATAAAAAAGTTACACACAGCATTTGCTTAGCAAGGGAAGATGAACATTCACCATTAAAAGTACTTTCACCTTGTGGTATCTGCCAAGAACGCTTATTTTACTGGGGACCTCAAGTACAATGTGCGATTTCAAATGATACAGGAGCAATTATTTTTAAAACTTTAACAGAACTGCAGCCTTACCATTGGACAGATACATATTACGAAGAAATGGACGAACATTGGCAGAAATTATAG